A window of Zingiber officinale cultivar Zhangliang chromosome 5A, Zo_v1.1, whole genome shotgun sequence contains these coding sequences:
- the LOC121981656 gene encoding protein PHOSPHATE-INDUCED 1 homolog, with protein MAISSTFVFFLVLLSFAFQFCRGGRTTLSAPVEEQPLSMTYHRGALLTGNVSVNLIFYGSFSATQRAIVSDFVASLSPHIRHKGSFEPSVATWWRGLARYYAASRTRPPRIYLGEQILDEGYSFGRSLGDADLAARGEPRGAVNVVLTAEDVAADGFCVSRCGTHAASGRSRAGRFAYVWVGNSAKQCPGLCAWPFHQPEYGPQSPPLVAPNGDVGIDGMIINLAALLAGTATNPFGNGFFQGPKEAPLEAATACTGVYGKGAYPGYAGDLLVDQATGASYNTYGTSGRKYLVPALFDPSTSSCSTLV; from the coding sequence ATGGCGATCTCTTCTACCTTTGTCTTCTTCTTGGTGCTGCTCTCCTTCGCTTTCCAGTTTTGCCGTGGCGGCAGAACTACTCTCTCCGCTCCGGTGGAGGAGCAGCCGCTCTCCATGACCTACCACAGGGGCGCCCTTCTCACCGGCAACGTCTCCGTCAATCTCATCTTCTACGGTAGCTTCTCCGCTACCCAACGCGCCATCGTCTCCGACTTCGTCGCTTCACTCTCCCCACATATCCGCCACAAGGGCTCCTTCGAACCCTCAGTTGCCACCTGGTGGCGCGGACTTGCCCGGTACTACGCCGCCTCCCGCACCCGCCCGCCCAGGATCTACCTCGGCGAGCAGATTCTCGACGAGGGTTACTCCTTCGGCCGTTCCCTCGGCGATGCTGACCTCGCCGCCCGCGGTGAGCCGCGTGGTGCCGTGAATGTGGTGCTCACCGCCGAGGATGTGGCCGCGGATGGCTTCTGCGTGAGCCGGTGCGGCACTCACGCGGCGTCGGGGCGGAGCCGCGCTGGGCGGTTCGCCTACGTGTGGGTTGGGAACTCGGCGAAGCAGTGCCCCGGGCTGTGCGCGTGGCCCTTCCATCAACCGGAGTATGGGCCGCAGTCTCCGCCGCTCGTGGCGCCAAACGGAGACGTCGGGATCGACGGGATGATAATTAATCTAGCCGCTCTTCTCGCCGGAACCGCCACCAACCCCTTCGGCAACGGATTCTTCCAGGGTCCGAAGGAAGCGCCGCTTGAGGCGGCGACGGCGTGCACAGGAGTCTACGGGAAGGGGGCGTACCCAGGGTACGCAGGCGACCTACTGGTGGACCAGGCCACAGGAGCCAGTTACAACACCTACGGGACTAGCGGGAGGAAGTACTTGGTCCCTGCTCTTTTTGATCCATCCACGTCATCCTGCTCCACCTTGGTATAG
- the LOC121981655 gene encoding (3aS,4S,5R,7aS)-5-hydroxy-7a-methyl-1-oxo-octahydro-1H-indene-4-carboxyl-CoA dehydrogenase-like, with product MSPQPNPSTTDRWAMGWRGILGFEYGIVQAPLGPDISGPELVAAVANAGAIGLLRAPDWEAPDHLRDLIQKTRTLTDKPFGVGMVLSFPHKENLKVVLEEKVAILQVYWGEFPKELVSEAHLAGVKVIHQVGSFEEAKKAKCAGVDAIIVQGREAGGHVIGQDGLISLLPRVVDLVSDCDITVIAAGGIVDARGYVAALILGAHGVCLGTRFLATHESFAHPYYKQKLLEYNETNYTNVFGRSRWPGAPHRVLRTPFYTEWRHFPDDENEENQPVIGHSVIHGVPKEIHRFAGTIPNATTTGDLDCMVMYAGEGVGMIKEILPAAEVLRKLIEEAQQIIQQKFSHV from the exons ATGTCCCCTCAGCCAAATCCATCGACGACAGATCGTTGGGCCATGGGTTGGAGAGGCATCCTCGGCTTCGAATACGGCATCGTGCAGGCGCCCCTGGGCCCCGATATCTCCGGTCCTGAGCTCGTCGCCGCCGTCGCCAACGCTGGCGCCATCGGCCTCCTCCGAGCGCCGGATTGG GAGGCACCTGATCACCTGAGGGATTTGATACAAAAAACTAGAACTTTGACAGACAAACCGTTTGGGGTCGGTATGGTTCTAAGTTTTCCACACAAAGAAAACCTGAAGGTTGTGTTGGAAGAAAAAGTTGCAATATTGCAAGTTTACTGGGGAGAGTTCCCAAAAGAACTCGTTTCAGAGGCACATCTTGCAGGAGTCAAGGTCATTCACCAA GTTGGTTCTTTTGAGGAAGCCAAGAAAGCCAAATGTGCCGGAGTTGATGCTATTATTGTTCAAGGTCGGGAAGCTGGGGGGCATGTAATTGGTCAG GATGGATTGATCTCACTACTGCCAAGAGTAGTAGACTTGGTGTCGGATTGTGATATTACTGTCATTGCTGCGGGTGGTATTGTAGATGCTCGTGGTTATGTTGCAGCTTTGATACTCGGTGCTCATGGTGTTTGTCTCGGGACCAG GTTTCTTGCAACCCATGAAAGCTTCGCACACCCTTATTACAAACAAAAGCTGCTTGAATACAATGAGACAAACTACACAAATGTATTTGGCCGTTCAAGATGGCCTGGCGCACCGCATCGTGTGCTAAGAACACCTTTCTACACTGAGTGGAGGCATTTCCCAGATGATGAAAATGAGGAAAATCAACCTGTCATTGGTCATTCAGTAATTCATGGCGTG CCGAAGGAGATACACCGATTTGCCGGTACAATTCCAAATGCGACGACAACAGGTGATTTGGATTGCATGGTTATGTATGCTGGTGAAGGTGTCGGCATGATCAAGGAAATTCTGCCTGCTGCAGAAGTGTTGAGGAAACTAATCGAGGAAGCACAACAAATCATTCAGCAAAAATTCTCTCATGTTTGA
- the LOC121981658 gene encoding probable pectin methyltransferase QUA2, producing the protein MSRPLYRGISGGGKSSSTAGHDPFDMSFQGKDLGENGFNHETLSTSGANRSRQSLIFTFLKLSLFFLVVLSLSGSFYWAISISTTPRSNIYHHYRRLQEQVVADLTQIGELSLGIARLKELEFCPAEYESYVPCYNNVSENLDSVDPVIPIEYERKCLHDTMLGCLVLSPRNYRIPLRWPSGRDLIWKDNVRITGQEFSSGSLTKRMMVEEEQISFRSGSIMVDGVEDYTHQIAEMIGLQESNFIEAGIRTVLDIGCGFGSFGAHLFSKQLLTMCIANYETSGSQVQLTLERGIPALIGSFSTQQLPFPYLSFDMLHCARCDVEWDKNDGLFLVEVDRLLRPGGYFVWTSQMNTHRSLRDKENQKKWSIIRDFAENLCWDMLSQQDETIVWKKTSRKKCYSSRKAGPAVCGRSHDVESPYYQPLNPCIAGMRSQRWIPIEYRTPWPSRARLNSTELDLYGLHPEDLTEDAANWNSVIHNYWSLLSPLIFSDHPKRPGDEEPSPPFNMLRNVLDMSAHFGGFNAALLDAGKSVWVMNVVPTNGPNYLPLIFDRGFIGVQHDWCEAFPTYPRTYDMVHAEGLLSLEARQMHRCSTFDILLEIDRILRPEGWVIIRDTTLLVETARSLTTQLRWDARLMELDGSSDEKLLVCQKPFFRKQQ; encoded by the exons ATGTCGAGACCGCTCTATCGTGGGATTTCTGGAGGCGGAAAAAGCAGCAGCACCGCAGGGCATGATCCGTTTGACATGAGCTTCCAGGGAAAGGATCTGGGAGAGAATGGATTTAACCATGAAACCCTGAGCACCTCTGGAGCAAATCGAAGCCGGCAAAGCCTCATTTTTACTTTTCTTAAGCTGAGTCTATTTTTCTTAGTAGTACTTTCCCTCTCTGGATCCTTCTATTGGGCCATCTCCATCTCCACCACCCCCCGGAGTAATATCTATCACCACTACCGGCGACTACAAGAACAGGTTGTCGCTGATCTCACACAGATCGGGGAGCTATCCCTCGGGATTGCACGATTGAAAGAACTAGAATTTTGCCCAGCTGAGTATGAGAGTTATGTGCCTTGTTATAATAATGTCTCAGAGAACCTAGATTCTGTAGATCCAGTGATACCAATTGAGTACGAGAGAAAATGTTTACATGACACCATGCTGGGTTGTTTAGTTCTATCTCCAAGGAATTATAGAATTCCACTAAGGTGGCCAAGTGGGAGGGATTTGATCTGGAAGGATAATGTCAGGATCACTGGACAAGAGTTCTCCTCTGGCAGCTTGACAAAAAG GATGATGGTGGAGGAAGAACAAATCTCATTCCGATCTGGCTCCATCATGGTTGATGGTGTAGAAGATTATACCCACCAAATAGCCGAGATGATTGGGTTGCAAGAATCTAATTTCATCGAGGCTGGG ATAAGAACTGTCTTAGACATTGGATGTGGTTTTGGTAGCTTTGGAGCACATCTCTTCTCCAAACAACTCTTGACTATGTGCATTGCAAATTATGAGACATCAGGTAGTCAAGTCCAACTCACACTTGAGAGAGGCATTCCTGCATTGATCGGTTCCTTTTCAACACAACAATTGCCGTTCCCTTACCTTTCCTTTGATATGTTGCACTGTGCAAGATGTGATGTTGAGTGGGATAAAAATG ATGGTCTCTTCTTAGTTGAAGTTGATAGACTTTTGAGACCTGGGGGTTATTTTGTCTGGACTTCCCAAATGAATACTCATAGATCCCTGCGTGATaaagaaaatcaaaagaagtGGTCAATAATTCGTGACTTTGCCGAAAATCTTTGCTGGGATATGTTGTCACAACAAGATGAAACAATTGTCTGGAAGAAGACTAGCAGAAAGAAATGTTACAGTTCCCG AAAGGCTGGACCTGCAGTTTGTGGCAGGAGCCATGATGTTGAATCTCCATATTATCAACCACTAAATCCATGCATTGCAGGGATGAGAAGTCAGCGATGGATTCCCATTGAGTATCGTACTccttggccttctcgagcaagatTGAACTCAACTGAACTTGATCTATATG GTTTACATCCAGAGGACTTAACCGAGGATGCTGCAAATTGGAATTCAGTGATTCATAATTATTGGTCACTTCTGTCACCTCTGATATTCTCAGATCATCCAAAGAGACCTGGCGATGAGGAACCCTCCCCGCCTTTTAACATGCTCAGAAATGTTCTTGACATGAGTGCTCATTTTGGAGGTTTTAATGCTGCTTTGTTGGATGCTGGGAAATCTGTATGGGTGATGAACGTTGTGCCTACAAATGGCCCTAATTATCTTCCTCTGATTTTCGACAGGGGTTTTATTGGCGTTCAACATGACTG GTGTGAAGCCTTCCCAACATATCCAAGAACTTATGATATGGTGCATGCTGAAGGATTGCTATCACTTGAAGCTCGCCAAATGCATAGGTGTTCCACATTTGATATACTCTTAGAGATTGATCGCATTCTACGACCTGAG GGTTGGGTGATAATTCGCGATACAACTCTTCTTGTTGAAACTGCAAGATCATTGACCACGCAACTGAGATGGGATGCTCGCTTGATGGAGCTCGATGGTAGCAGCGATGAGAAGCTCCTTGTCTGTCAGAAACCCTTCTTCAGGAAACAGCAGTAA
- the LOC121983218 gene encoding SKP1-like protein 1B → MDKKITLLSSDGEAFEVDAAVAMKSQTIKHMVEDNCAEDAIPLPNVTSKILAKVIEYCQKHVDDPAESSDDKEELKSWSAKFVDVDQPTLFDLLLAANYMDIKGLLDLLCQTIANMITGKTPEEIRKTFNIKNDFTPEEEAEVRKENQWAFQ, encoded by the exons ATGGACAAGAAGATCACTCTGTTGAGCTCCGACGGCGAGGCGTTCGAGGTGGACGCTGCGGTGGCCATGAAGTCGCAGACCATCAAGCACATGGTCGAGGACAACTGTGCAGAGGACGCGATCCCCCTCCCCAACGTCACCTCCAAGATCCTCGCCAAGGTCATTGAGTACTGCCAGAAGCACGTCGATGACCCCGCCGAGTCTTCCGACGACAAAGAAGAACTCAAGTCTTGGAGTGCCAAATTCGTTGACGTCGACCAGCCAACCCTATTCGATCTCCTCTTG GCTGCAAACTACATGGACATCAAGGGGCTGTTGGATTTGCTATGTCAGACTATAGCTAATATGATCACGGGGAAGACTCCTGAAGAGATTCGCAAGACATTCAACATCAAAAACGACTTCACCCCCGAGGAAGAGGCAGAGGTTCGCAAGGAGAACCAGTGGGCCTTTCAGTAA